Proteins encoded in a region of the Muntiacus reevesi chromosome 21, mMunRee1.1, whole genome shotgun sequence genome:
- the LOC136152432 gene encoding LOW QUALITY PROTEIN: olfactory receptor 5AC1-like (The sequence of the model RefSeq protein was modified relative to this genomic sequence to represent the inferred CDS: inserted 1 base in 1 codon), with the protein MAEENMTLVTEFVLTGLTDLPGLQVPLFLVFLVIYITTMVGNLGLIFLIWKDPHLHTPMYSFLGSLAFADACSSSSVTPKMLMNFFSKDHISFIECITQFYVFAFSATTESFLLVVMAYDRYAVICNPLLYSVMMSNRLCTWLISASYAIGFLHPIIHIGLLLRLTFCRSNIIHHFYCEILPLFTISCTDPSINALVLFISASFIQASTFMTIIVSYTFVLFAILRKKSEKGRSKAFSTCSAHLLSVFLFYGTLFFXYVRPGSGPDQYQDKMYSLFYTIIIPLLNPFIYSLRNKEVLLACRKMIKK; encoded by the exons ATGGCAGAAGAAAATATGACTCTCGTGACGGAGTTTGTTCTCACAGGACTCACAGACCTCCCAGGGCTGCAGGTTCCCCTGTTCCTGGTGTTCCTGGTCATCTACATCACCACCATGGTGGGCAACCTTGGACtgatttttctcatctggaagGACCCCCATCTTCACACCCCCATGTATTCATTCCTGGGCAGCTTGGCCTTTGCAGATGCTTGCTCTTCATCTTCCGTGACTCCCAAGATGCTTATGAATTTTTTCTCCAAGGATCACATATCCTTCATTGAATGTATCACCCAATTCTATGTTTTTGCTTTCAGTGCCACCACAGAAAGTTTCCTCCTGgtagtgatggcctatgaccgctatgcaGTCATATGCAACCCCTTGCTTTATTCAGTGATGATGTCCAACAGACTCTGTACGTGGCTGATAAGTGCATCATATGCAATTGGTTTTCTGCATCCTATAATTCATATAGGATTATTACTTAGATTAACTTTCTGCAGGTCCAATATAATACATCATTTCTACTGTGAAATCTTGCCACTTTTTACAATTTCTTGCACTGATCCATCTATTAATGCATTAGTGCTTTTTATTTCTGCCTCTTTTATACAAGCTTCTACTTTTATGACTATCATAGTTTCTTACACCTTTGTCCTCTTTGCCATCCtgagaaagaagtcagaaaaggGCAGGAGCAAAGCCTTCTCCACATGCAGTGCCcaccttctttctgttttcttgttcTATGGTACTCTCTTCT ATTATGTGCGTCCTGGGTCTGGCCCTGATCAGTATCAGGACAAAATGTATTCACTGTTCTACACGATTATAATTCCCCTGCTAAACCCCTTTATTTATAGCCTAAGAAACAAGGAAGTTTTACTTGCATgtagaaaaatgataaagaaataa